Proteins encoded together in one Campylobacter peloridis LMG 23910 window:
- a CDS encoding [NiFe] hydrogenase, small subunit, translating to MSDLDVFNRRLDALEKLPLLKNGVSISKALEQSGFSRRDFMKWAGAMTAFLALPASFTPVVARAAELSDRLPVIWLHMAECTGCSESLLRSDAPTIDSLIFDHISLEYHETIMGAAGWQAEHNLEAAMEKYKGRYILMVEGGIPTGNTEHFLTIGPHGKTGKQIAQQACDNALAIFAIGTCSAFGGIQAARPNPSNAVSLSKVTNKAVINVPGCPPSEKNIIGNVIHYILYQTLPALDAYNRPKWAYGLRIHDLCERRGRFDAGEFVHQFGDEGAKNGYCLYKVGCKGPYTFNNCSRERFNQHTSWPIQAGHGCIGCSEPDFWDTMGPFEEVMAGRLFDTVYGLGADSVSDKIGIGVLCVTGVAVAAHAIIASLEKNKD from the coding sequence ATGAGTGATTTAGATGTTTTTAATCGCCGTTTAGACGCATTAGAAAAGCTTCCTCTTTTGAAAAATGGAGTTTCTATTTCAAAAGCTTTAGAGCAATCAGGTTTTTCAAGAAGAGATTTTATGAAATGGGCTGGTGCTATGACAGCTTTTTTAGCACTTCCTGCTAGTTTTACTCCAGTAGTTGCAAGAGCAGCTGAACTTAGTGATAGACTTCCAGTTATTTGGCTTCATATGGCTGAGTGTACAGGATGTTCTGAGAGTTTGTTAAGAAGTGATGCTCCTACTATTGATAGTTTGATTTTTGATCATATTTCTTTAGAATATCATGAAACTATAATGGGAGCTGCAGGATGGCAAGCAGAGCATAATCTTGAAGCTGCTATGGAAAAATACAAAGGCAGATATATCTTAATGGTAGAAGGTGGTATACCAACAGGTAATACAGAGCATTTTTTAACTATAGGACCTCATGGTAAAACAGGTAAACAAATAGCACAGCAAGCCTGTGATAATGCTTTGGCTATTTTTGCTATAGGAACATGTTCTGCTTTTGGTGGTATACAAGCTGCTAGACCAAACCCAAGTAATGCAGTAAGTTTAAGTAAAGTAACAAATAAAGCTGTTATTAATGTTCCAGGTTGTCCACCTAGTGAAAAGAATATTATAGGTAATGTAATACATTATATACTCTATCAAACATTGCCTGCACTTGATGCTTACAATAGACCAAAATGGGCTTATGGGCTTAGAATTCATGATCTTTGTGAGAGAAGAGGTCGTTTTGATGCGGGTGAATTTGTGCATCAATTTGGTGATGAGGGGGCAAAAAATGGATATTGTCTTTATAAAGTAGGCTGTAAAGGGCCTTATACTTTTAATAATTGCTCAAGAGAAAGATTTAATCAGCATACCTCATGGCCAATTCAAGCAGGACATGGTTGTATAGGTTGTTCAGAGCCTGATTTTTGGGATACCATGGGACCTTTTGAAGAGGTAATGGCAGGAAGATTATTTGACACCGTTTATGGTTTGGGTGCTGATAGTGTTTCAGATAAAATCGGTATAGGTGTTTTATGTGTAACTGGTGTTGCGGTTGCAGCACATGCTATTATAGCTTCATTAGAAAAAAATAAGGATTAA
- a CDS encoding ATP-dependent Clp protease ATP-binding subunit translates to MANIQDFLTDSMLSNVESAVSLAIYSKNNEVKPLHLFWALSVDSSSLLNQVLNKLNISNQALELEIKSKIANLPTSSNVNKENIKFSNDFINSLENAKALMSAKGDNYIAVDTWLISECDNNNTIKEILSKFLDVNEFKKELENIRGDNKIDSKTSDETLDSLSKFGIDLTLKAANNELDPVIGREEEIQRLMQILIRKTKNNPILLGEPGVGKTAVVEALAQRIVKKDVPTSLQNKKVIALDMSSLIAGAKYRGEFEDRLKAVVNEVIKHKNIILFIDEIHTIVGAGASEGSMDAANILKPALARGELHTIGATTLKEYRKYFEKDAALQRRFQPVNVNEPSINEALAMLRGIKEKLEIHHNVSINDSALVAASKLSKRYIADRFLPDKAIDLIDEAAAELKMQIESEPNSLRKVRKQIESLEVENEALKMEKNEANEKRIEEIKKELANLKEEQSKLNSQFENEKNVFNSISLKKKEIDTLKNEAIFAKNKGDFQKAAEIEYGKIPECEKEVIELEEKWDKMSKDGVLLKNQVDEDLVAGILSKWTGISVQKMLTSEKQKFLHIQEHLQESVVGQDEALKALARSIKRNKAGLNQGSKPIGSFLFLGPTGVGKTECAKALAKFLFDDEKAMIRFDMSEFMEKHSVSRLLGAPPGYVGHEEGGELTEAVRRKPYSVILFDEVEKANKDVFNILLGILDDARATDSKGVVVDFSNTIIILTSNIGAQFIMNLKGEERAKAIKEALKEFFRPEFLNRLDDIITFNPLGNNEAIKIVKLLFKTLQKNLQSKGIKANLSEKAAEFIAKVGFDVDFGARPLKRAMYDMVEDKLSDMILADELNVNDAIIIDANDEDIIIKKNK, encoded by the coding sequence ATGGCAAATATACAAGATTTTTTAACAGATTCTATGCTTTCAAATGTAGAAAGTGCAGTATCTTTAGCAATATATTCTAAAAATAATGAAGTGAAACCATTGCATTTATTTTGGGCTTTAAGTGTAGATAGTTCTAGTTTATTAAATCAAGTTTTAAATAAATTAAATATTTCAAATCAAGCTTTAGAACTTGAAATAAAAAGTAAAATAGCAAATTTACCTACAAGTTCAAATGTAAATAAAGAAAATATAAAATTTTCAAATGATTTTATAAATTCTTTAGAAAATGCAAAAGCGTTAATGAGTGCAAAAGGTGATAATTATATAGCGGTTGATACTTGGTTAATTAGCGAATGTGATAACAATAACACAATAAAAGAAATTTTATCTAAATTTTTAGATGTAAATGAATTTAAAAAAGAATTAGAAAATATTAGAGGTGATAATAAAATAGATAGCAAAACAAGTGATGAAACTTTAGATTCTTTGTCAAAATTTGGTATAGATTTGACTTTAAAAGCTGCAAATAACGAGCTTGATCCTGTTATTGGAAGAGAAGAAGAAATACAAAGATTAATGCAAATTTTAATAAGAAAAACTAAAAATAATCCTATATTATTAGGCGAACCAGGAGTTGGAAAAACAGCCGTTGTAGAGGCATTAGCTCAAAGAATAGTAAAAAAAGATGTTCCTACTTCTTTGCAAAATAAAAAGGTAATAGCTTTAGATATGAGTTCTTTAATAGCTGGAGCAAAATATAGAGGTGAATTTGAAGATAGATTAAAAGCTGTTGTAAATGAAGTTATAAAACATAAAAATATAATTTTGTTTATAGACGAAATTCATACTATAGTAGGTGCAGGTGCTAGTGAAGGAAGTATGGACGCAGCAAATATATTAAAACCAGCTTTAGCAAGAGGCGAACTTCACACTATAGGTGCTACTACTTTAAAAGAATATAGAAAGTATTTTGAAAAAGATGCAGCATTACAAAGAAGATTTCAGCCTGTAAATGTAAATGAACCTAGTATAAATGAAGCTTTAGCAATGTTAAGAGGTATAAAAGAAAAGCTTGAAATTCATCATAATGTTAGCATTAATGATAGTGCATTAGTAGCGGCTTCAAAGCTTTCTAAAAGATATATAGCTGATAGATTTTTGCCTGATAAAGCGATTGATTTGATAGATGAAGCAGCAGCTGAGCTTAAAATGCAAATAGAAAGTGAGCCAAATTCATTAAGAAAAGTTAGAAAACAAATAGAAAGTTTAGAAGTAGAAAATGAAGCTTTAAAAATGGAAAAAAACGAAGCAAATGAAAAAAGAATAGAAGAGATTAAAAAAGAATTAGCAAATTTAAAAGAAGAACAAAGCAAGCTAAATTCTCAATTTGAAAACGAAAAAAATGTATTTAATTCTATAAGTTTAAAGAAAAAAGAAATAGATACTTTAAAAAATGAAGCAATTTTTGCAAAAAATAAAGGTGATTTTCAAAAAGCAGCTGAAATAGAATATGGAAAAATTCCAGAATGCGAAAAAGAAGTCATAGAACTTGAAGAAAAATGGGATAAGATGAGTAAAGACGGAGTTTTGCTTAAAAATCAAGTTGATGAGGATTTAGTAGCAGGAATTTTAAGCAAATGGACAGGAATTAGTGTGCAAAAAATGCTAACTTCTGAAAAACAAAAATTCTTACATATACAAGAGCATTTGCAAGAAAGTGTAGTAGGGCAAGATGAAGCCTTAAAAGCATTAGCAAGATCTATAAAACGCAATAAAGCAGGACTTAATCAAGGCTCAAAACCTATAGGTAGTTTTTTATTTTTAGGGCCTACTGGAGTTGGAAAAACAGAATGTGCAAAAGCTTTAGCTAAGTTTTTATTTGATGATGAAAAAGCTATGATACGCTTTGATATGAGTGAATTTATGGAAAAACATAGTGTATCAAGACTTTTAGGAGCACCTCCAGGATATGTAGGACACGAAGAAGGAGGAGAATTAACAGAAGCTGTTAGAAGAAAGCCTTATAGTGTGATATTATTTGATGAAGTTGAAAAAGCTAATAAAGATGTGTTTAATATACTTTTAGGAATTTTAGATGATGCAAGAGCTACTGATAGCAAAGGAGTTGTAGTAGATTTTTCAAATACCATAATAATTTTAACTTCAAATATAGGCGCTCAATTTATAATGAATTTAAAAGGCGAAGAAAGAGCTAAGGCTATAAAAGAAGCTTTAAAAGAATTTTTTAGACCTGAATTTTTAAATCGTTTAGATGATATCATAACTTTTAATCCGCTAGGTAATAATGAGGCTATTAAGATAGTGAAATTATTATTTAAAACTTTGCAAAAAAATCTTCAAAGCAAAGGAATAAAGGCTAATTTAAGCGAAAAAGCAGCTGAGTTTATAGCTAAGGTTGGTTTTGATGTGGATTTTGGGGCTAGACCTTTAAAAAGAGCTATGTATGATATGGTAGAAGATAAATTAAGCGATATGATATTAGCTGATGAGCTTAATGTAAATGATGCAATAATAATAGATGCAAACGATGAGGATATAATAATTAAAAAGAATAAATGA